The Candidatus Poribacteria bacterium genome contains a region encoding:
- a CDS encoding tetratricopeptide repeat protein, with product MRKKCGSSFLAPVEQQVYRGLIFLSHVLLVILLCPFAYAHFEEVHVLIQAGDYTEANDRLEALAESAKDITVKSWCYSQIGEIHYNYTHQYTRAIEAYDKILKLSEARQHDDSDGVTSEEKNGLAAEELFLAIIKKGDVHSRMGNYHDAIQTYDRLIKLAPASHFVHKTGLRKIRDINNALSDLREQQRIAIQYNGTPLAAIAQFQIAELYRNHSQLNQPEKAIEEYASLLQAHPDTIMAPEARWRIAHLRHTVLNQSALAMATYRKVIEDYPTSNFAAEALFQMANIHRTAEKHSLAIPIFEKLKQRYPNFWNMHAVLYWTGVCYEKTLNYPKAIEAFETFLHAYLPQLDPGYLGQISMHDKSIPEVKAQIGRKIEELAEEMSETELERLNKASADRDFSEALSIARHLIATAPHTPQAEQAAERLPTLQQLTAIEILREKLQDQNLAPIEAARTRLQIGTIYERKPLQDYPKAIEAYQEVSKHHADLTHAAEALYRSGLIYAEQLSMHNEAIQAHKKVIETHPNTLQAMMANFQLGELYRKLNRYNEALHAYETTIGYPERDRYLAGGYKDSFSDRAQFRIGRVHYDDRRYSEARFAFEEFIQNRTQSPRLAAAYVYLATICENQSEPAQAAYYYKRAESLLTDNPVQMAMLIEEASAIGDLHATDSDAVMRFIKENRKRLGTEKAEPNQ from the coding sequence ATGAGAAAAAAATGTGGAAGCAGCTTCCTTGCTCCAGTGGAGCAACAGGTCTATAGAGGACTTATATTTCTCTCACACGTGCTGCTGGTTATTCTCCTCTGTCCGTTTGCTTATGCTCACTTTGAAGAGGTGCACGTCTTAATTCAGGCAGGAGACTACACCGAAGCCAATGATAGACTGGAGGCACTCGCGGAATCTGCCAAAGACATTACTGTAAAAAGTTGGTGCTACTCCCAGATTGGCGAGATCCACTATAACTATACGCACCAGTATACCAGAGCAATCGAGGCTTACGATAAAATTCTAAAACTGTCGGAGGCACGCCAGCACGATGATAGTGATGGCGTGACCTCCGAAGAGAAAAATGGGCTTGCTGCCGAGGAACTCTTCCTCGCCATTATCAAAAAAGGTGATGTCCATAGCCGTATGGGCAATTACCATGACGCTATCCAAACTTACGATAGATTGATTAAACTTGCACCTGCCTCGCATTTCGTGCATAAAACCGGTTTACGGAAGATACGTGATATTAACAACGCACTCTCTGACCTAAGGGAACAGCAGCGTATTGCGATCCAATATAATGGCACACCCCTTGCCGCCATCGCTCAATTTCAGATCGCTGAACTCTATCGGAATCATTCCCAACTCAATCAGCCCGAAAAGGCAATTGAGGAATATGCATCACTTCTACAAGCACATCCTGATACGATTATGGCACCAGAAGCGAGGTGGCGCATCGCACATTTACGGCATACCGTTCTGAACCAATCGGCTTTAGCAATGGCAACCTACAGAAAAGTCATTGAAGATTACCCCACGAGCAATTTCGCTGCGGAGGCACTCTTCCAAATGGCAAATATCCATCGCACAGCCGAGAAGCATTCCTTAGCAATCCCCATCTTTGAGAAATTGAAACAGAGATACCCGAACTTCTGGAATATGCATGCCGTTCTCTATTGGACAGGCGTTTGCTATGAAAAAACTTTGAATTATCCGAAAGCAATAGAGGCTTTTGAAACGTTTCTTCATGCCTATCTACCGCAACTCGATCCGGGGTATTTAGGACAGATCTCAATGCATGACAAAAGCATACCTGAGGTGAAAGCGCAGATCGGTAGGAAAATAGAGGAACTCGCAGAAGAGATGTCGGAAACGGAATTAGAGCGGTTGAACAAAGCGAGTGCAGATCGAGACTTCTCTGAAGCTTTAAGTATCGCTCGACATCTCATTGCCACAGCACCGCATACGCCGCAAGCAGAACAGGCGGCGGAACGACTGCCGACACTTCAGCAGCTTACAGCCATCGAAATTCTCCGTGAGAAACTCCAAGACCAAAACTTGGCACCCATAGAGGCTGCGCGTACACGGTTGCAAATTGGGACTATTTACGAGCGGAAGCCGTTACAGGACTATCCAAAGGCGATTGAGGCATATCAAGAGGTATCGAAACACCACGCTGATTTGACACATGCCGCCGAGGCACTCTATCGCAGCGGACTCATCTACGCTGAGCAACTCTCTATGCATAATGAAGCAATTCAGGCACACAAAAAAGTTATTGAAACGCATCCGAACACCTTGCAAGCAATGATGGCAAACTTTCAGTTGGGTGAACTCTACAGAAAACTGAACCGCTACAACGAAGCACTGCATGCCTACGAAACGACGATTGGATATCCAGAACGGGATCGCTACCTCGCGGGGGGATATAAGGACAGTTTCTCCGATAGGGCACAGTTTCGGATTGGACGTGTCCATTACGATGACAGACGCTATAGCGAGGCTCGTTTCGCTTTCGAGGAATTCATTCAAAACCGGACACAGTCGCCACGTCTCGCCGCCGCTTACGTCTATCTCGCCACTATTTGTGAAAATCAAAGTGAGCCTGCACAGGCAGCTTACTATTACAAAAGGGCAGAAAGTCTACTGACGGACAATCCTGTGCAAATGGCGATGCTCATAGAAGAAGCGAGTGCGATCGGAGATTTACATGCTACTGATTCGGATGCAGTGATGCGGTTTATCAAAGAAAATCGAAAACGGCTTGGAACAGAAAAAGCAGAACCTAATCAATAG
- a CDS encoding VCBS repeat-containing protein, translating into MRSTFYIFLIFLISIGCNTDAPQRDVNPQVMAYYQKGIDALDMNNFVEAEKAFQACLQIDANAHDARMLLARTYVRQQKFARAENTLQTLIELVKQVPEAKDTLSKAYLTLAQVYSYQQRFSDSTTALTNALEVNPDDTEARIRLGYFLGAPQQMLVPDLSASKRQFEKVLELEPNNLEAMLQLGLAEFRLGEADKAAERFENIIRNYRRHSGAYYYLGVYHLRHGAPEKAVENFKESLRLKPRDPETLWNLWTAYSQLGGYPEELPEEFKIQREWKQEGRVEAEGKGGSPVFQSSNLPSKSQFTDMAPDLKMDKVDGGRGSAWGDYDNDGDLDIVAVGTYQPHALFRNNGDGTFTNTANEAGIADPRGGWGSLFADYDNDGYSDLYITRGGWSGAEENTLYHNNGDGTFTDVTHTAGVADPQSSFCAAWGDYDNDGYLDLYIANGVIGDGAANVLYRNNGDGTFTNTAEAAGVADTGNSLGTAWGDYDKDGHIDLHVINYGQSNVLYRNNGDGTFTDVTPTTGMNLPVTDAFVTFFLDVDNDADLDIFISNSGSFQAFIAGQITGTATHDADRQVLYRNNGDGTFTDVTRESGLYHAYGAMGANFGDINSDGYLDIYLATGAPQMGRLERDALFRNNGDGTFTDATVALGLGNIGKGHGVTFGDIDTDGDVDIYVPVGGAFIGDQWHNLFYRNTGTGNNYLTLKLVGTKSNRDGIGAKVTLRMGDDVVYREVSGGCGFGSTNSLSLEIGLGTHRKVDTLEIIWPSGQVDTHRNLSVNQRLVVTEGEDL; encoded by the coding sequence ATGCGATCGACTTTTTATATTTTCCTTATCTTCCTCATCAGTATCGGATGCAATACGGATGCACCGCAGCGTGATGTGAATCCTCAAGTCATGGCATACTATCAGAAAGGCATAGACGCGCTGGACATGAATAACTTCGTGGAAGCGGAGAAAGCGTTTCAGGCGTGTCTGCAGATTGATGCCAATGCCCACGATGCACGCATGTTGCTCGCACGGACTTATGTTAGACAACAAAAATTTGCTCGTGCTGAAAATACGTTGCAGACGCTGATAGAATTGGTTAAACAGGTTCCCGAAGCGAAAGATACACTCTCCAAAGCGTATCTAACGTTGGCACAGGTTTACAGTTATCAACAACGCTTTTCTGATTCTACGACTGCGCTCACCAATGCGTTGGAGGTGAATCCTGACGATACCGAGGCGCGTATCAGACTCGGTTACTTCTTAGGCGCGCCACAACAGATGCTTGTCCCGGATCTTTCTGCATCTAAAAGACAGTTTGAAAAGGTACTGGAACTCGAACCGAATAATCTGGAGGCGATGCTCCAACTCGGTTTAGCCGAATTTCGACTCGGTGAAGCAGACAAAGCCGCTGAACGGTTTGAAAATATTATCCGAAATTATCGTCGGCATTCGGGTGCGTACTACTATCTCGGTGTCTATCATCTCCGACACGGCGCGCCTGAAAAAGCCGTTGAGAATTTCAAGGAATCGCTCCGCCTGAAACCGCGCGATCCCGAAACTTTATGGAACTTATGGACAGCATATAGTCAACTCGGTGGTTATCCAGAGGAATTGCCAGAGGAATTTAAAATCCAAAGGGAATGGAAGCAGGAGGGAAGGGTGGAAGCAGAAGGGAAAGGTGGAAGTCCAGTCTTCCAATCTTCCAATCTTCCATCCAAAAGCCAATTCACCGATATGGCACCCGACTTAAAAATGGACAAAGTCGATGGCGGGCGCGGCAGTGCTTGGGGGGACTATGATAATGATGGAGATTTAGACATCGTCGCTGTTGGCACGTATCAACCACACGCGCTTTTCCGTAATAACGGCGATGGCACTTTTACGAACACTGCAAATGAAGCTGGTATTGCTGATCCGAGAGGCGGTTGGGGTTCACTTTTCGCCGATTATGATAACGATGGCTATTCGGATCTCTACATCACGCGTGGCGGTTGGTCGGGTGCGGAAGAGAACACGCTCTATCACAACAACGGCGATGGCACTTTCACCGATGTCACACACACCGCAGGTGTTGCGGATCCGCAGAGTAGTTTCTGTGCCGCTTGGGGGGATTACGACAACGATGGCTACCTCGATCTCTATATTGCTAACGGTGTCATCGGTGATGGTGCGGCGAATGTCTTATATCGTAACAATGGCGATGGCACGTTCACAAATACAGCAGAAGCCGCAGGTGTCGCAGATACGGGCAATTCTCTTGGAACCGCTTGGGGGGATTACGATAAGGATGGACACATCGACCTGCATGTCATCAACTACGGACAATCCAATGTACTTTACCGCAATAACGGCGATGGCACTTTCACCGATGTCACCCCGACGACAGGTATGAACCTCCCTGTTACGGACGCTTTTGTTACCTTCTTTTTAGATGTAGATAACGATGCAGATCTGGACATTTTCATCTCTAACTCAGGCTCTTTTCAAGCCTTCATCGCGGGCCAAATCACAGGAACTGCCACACACGACGCTGATCGGCAAGTGCTTTATCGCAACAACGGTGATGGCACCTTTACAGATGTCACCCGTGAATCTGGACTCTATCACGCTTATGGCGCGATGGGCGCAAACTTCGGGGACATCAATAGTGATGGGTATCTTGATATATATCTTGCCACGGGCGCGCCACAGATGGGACGCCTCGAACGGGATGCGCTCTTCCGTAACAACGGTGATGGCACTTTTACCGATGCGACGGTGGCTCTGGGGTTAGGGAACATCGGAAAAGGACACGGCGTAACTTTCGGTGATATTGATACGGATGGTGATGTTGACATCTATGTTCCTGTCGGCGGCGCGTTTATCGGTGACCAGTGGCATAATCTCTTCTATCGCAACACTGGGACTGGAAACAACTATCTCACCCTAAAGTTGGTCGGGACCAAAAGTAATCGGGACGGGATTGGTGCTAAAGTCACCCTTCGCATGGGTGATGATGTAGTTTACCGAGAAGTCAGTGGCGGGTGTGGATTTGGATCGACCAATAGTCTATCACTTGAGATCGGGCTTGGGACCCACAGGAAAGTCGATACTCTTGAGATTATCTGGCCCTCTGGTCAAGTGGATACGCATCGGAACCTGTCTGTCAACCAGAGACTCGTTGTCACCGAGGGAGAGGACCTATGA
- a CDS encoding PD40 domain-containing protein encodes MRNYFYLFISMFLILLACGGDPTIERGKAFLETGDATSAIQQFQAALKQSPSNAEAYYQLGLAHEGLGDATQAVNAFKNATKLAPKRSEIALALGRVYWHSGNRSLARTEFQSLLSGSPKKEILLQLAGLTGDAYHVQRIRTEGSDDYEQTFTEKGNMMTFTAKYTDDYSPAISPDGKWLAFASNRLQNAELYLMDLTTRTLQQLTHTDELDEYMPAFSPDGQSIAFVSERTRGGMMLPSVQASGSDPRTATIYLMDVDGRNQRPLIDIEGAQRAPVFSPDGQQIAFESKVPAQGTESEPGSTENNDTLEIYVIHIDGTNMKQLTHNDVDDGHPTWAPNGKQIAFTGMVDDIYHIFSANADGGTVQQLTYGTTGSHYHPTFGPDGKRIIYVSNAHNHYTLWTMDADGTNKTQLTNHIGAHFEPSLSKDGKTLVFSSDRSDHMRIYRMDLTKPIQIQALKARLADL; translated from the coding sequence ATGAGAAACTATTTCTATCTATTCATTTCTATGTTTCTAATCCTGCTCGCATGTGGTGGAGATCCCACTATTGAGCGCGGCAAAGCGTTTCTTGAAACAGGCGACGCTACGTCTGCCATTCAGCAGTTTCAGGCGGCACTTAAGCAAAGTCCATCCAATGCCGAGGCTTACTATCAGCTCGGTTTAGCGCATGAAGGATTAGGTGATGCTACGCAAGCAGTCAATGCATTCAAAAATGCAACAAAGTTGGCACCGAAACGTTCGGAAATAGCACTCGCACTCGGGCGCGTCTATTGGCACAGCGGAAACCGTTCTCTCGCGCGCACCGAATTTCAAAGTCTGCTGAGCGGTTCCCCAAAAAAGGAAATTCTCCTTCAGTTAGCGGGTCTCACAGGAGATGCCTACCACGTCCAACGTATTCGCACCGAAGGCAGCGATGATTACGAGCAGACCTTCACTGAAAAGGGGAATATGATGACGTTTACTGCAAAGTATACCGACGATTATAGTCCCGCAATTTCACCCGATGGAAAATGGCTCGCCTTCGCTTCAAATCGCCTCCAGAACGCTGAGTTGTATCTCATGGATCTCACGACCCGCACGCTACAGCAGCTCACGCATACTGATGAACTTGATGAGTATATGCCTGCTTTTTCACCGGATGGTCAATCGATCGCCTTCGTTTCAGAACGCACACGTGGCGGTATGATGCTTCCATCTGTCCAGGCGAGTGGTTCCGACCCGAGGACTGCGACGATCTACCTCATGGATGTCGATGGAAGAAACCAACGTCCGCTCATCGATATAGAGGGGGCGCAGCGCGCCCCTGTCTTTTCACCCGATGGGCAACAAATCGCCTTTGAATCCAAAGTACCTGCGCAAGGAACCGAAAGCGAACCCGGAAGCACCGAGAACAACGATACGTTAGAAATCTATGTCATTCATATTGACGGCACAAACATGAAGCAGCTCACACATAACGATGTAGATGACGGGCATCCAACGTGGGCACCCAATGGGAAGCAAATCGCTTTTACGGGCATGGTAGATGACATCTACCACATTTTCAGTGCTAACGCAGACGGAGGCACCGTCCAGCAATTGACTTATGGAACTACAGGTTCGCATTACCATCCGACTTTCGGTCCGGATGGCAAACGGATTATCTATGTCTCGAACGCGCATAACCATTACACGCTCTGGACGATGGATGCCGACGGCACAAACAAGACCCAACTCACGAATCACATCGGGGCACATTTTGAACCGAGTCTCTCAAAGGACGGAAAAACGCTTGTGTTTAGTTCCGATCGTTCGGATCACATGCGGATCTATCGCATGGATTTAACCAAACCCATCCAAATACAGGCGTTGAAGGCGAGACTGGCGGATTTATAG
- a CDS encoding CRTAC1 family protein, whose amino-acid sequence MKNSHQPSAISFRQQLAISNQQSAISKRVNLNEGKHPIKNTSLLTAERVSEKPDLIVTQAACGLAGQCYSTDNHSSDSQYHVYAFFVVFAISMLSVSMTLNAATFVDATNEAGLRFQHSSGTRSSLLPEDMGSGAGFADIDNDGDIDLYIVNIPGPFTQDGEGHKGNANALYRNNGDGTFTDITHTAGVGHQGYGMGCVFADYDGDADLDLYLTNYGENVLYRNNGDTTFSDVTEAAGVGCELWSTGAAFADVDGDTDLDLYVCNYVIYDLEQLEQMKEESLQSGKPVPSALNPHVFEPQDNVFYRNNGDGTFTDATDETGIAAGGGRSMQAVFSDFDNDNDLDLYVANDTTTNHIYRNDGGGAFTDVSAESWAADFRGSMGLTAGDYDADGDIDLFMSHWVDEENALYRNLLKEDVGTEQIRFVDESYTSLLAEESIKQIGWGTTLFDYDNDGDLDIFVTNGSTFQELRRPEVLIPQPDMLFRNNGDETFSNVSQEAGIAALPLRVGRGAAFGDYDNDGDVDIFIVNNHAPPTLLRNEGGNRNNWVYVKLVGTGANRDAIGAKIRVKTADQTQIREIYAGESYMSSNSLVAEFGVGNATQIETLQVTWQNGKTQKLHNVPTNQRIHITQE is encoded by the coding sequence ATGAAAAATAGCCATCAACCATCAGCCATCAGTTTCCGTCAGCAATTAGCAATTAGCAATCAGCAATCAGCAATTAGCAAGAGAGTTAACTTAAACGAGGGGAAACACCCTATCAAAAACACCTCTTTACTGACTGCTGAAAGGGTTTCGGAGAAACCCGACCTGATCGTGACGCAAGCCGCGTGTGGGCTTGCGGGACAATGCTATTCCACCGACAACCATTCTTCCGACAGCCAATATCACGTGTATGCCTTCTTCGTAGTGTTTGCGATCTCTATGCTATCGGTCTCCATGACGCTAAACGCGGCTACTTTTGTTGATGCCACGAATGAAGCTGGCCTCCGTTTTCAGCATTCGAGCGGCACGCGTTCCAGCCTACTTCCAGAAGATATGGGCTCTGGGGCAGGCTTCGCCGATATAGACAACGATGGAGACATCGACCTCTACATTGTTAATATTCCCGGTCCCTTTACACAAGATGGAGAGGGTCATAAGGGAAACGCAAATGCTCTCTATCGGAACAACGGGGACGGCACTTTTACGGACATCACGCACACCGCGGGGGTTGGGCATCAAGGCTACGGCATGGGGTGCGTCTTCGCAGATTACGACGGTGATGCCGACCTTGATCTTTACCTAACCAACTATGGTGAGAATGTTCTTTATCGGAACAACGGGGACACCACTTTTAGTGATGTAACGGAAGCTGCTGGTGTCGGATGCGAATTGTGGAGCACAGGTGCCGCCTTCGCTGATGTAGATGGCGATACCGATTTGGACCTCTACGTTTGCAACTATGTCATCTATGACTTAGAACAATTAGAACAGATGAAGGAAGAGTCCCTACAATCTGGAAAACCTGTGCCGAGTGCTCTGAATCCGCACGTCTTTGAACCACAGGATAACGTATTCTATCGAAACAACGGGGACGGCACTTTTACCGATGCCACCGACGAAACGGGAATCGCGGCAGGAGGCGGTAGAAGCATGCAAGCCGTCTTTAGCGACTTTGACAACGATAACGATCTGGACCTTTATGTTGCAAATGATACCACCACGAACCATATCTATCGCAACGATGGTGGCGGTGCATTCACGGATGTCAGTGCGGAGTCGTGGGCAGCAGATTTCCGCGGTTCGATGGGACTCACCGCTGGTGATTACGACGCTGACGGTGATATCGATCTTTTTATGAGCCATTGGGTGGACGAGGAGAATGCCCTCTATAGAAACTTGCTCAAAGAGGATGTCGGAACTGAACAGATACGGTTCGTAGATGAATCCTACACCTCCCTGCTTGCTGAAGAGAGCATCAAACAGATCGGATGGGGCACTACGCTCTTTGACTACGACAACGATGGGGACTTGGATATCTTTGTAACGAACGGTAGCACCTTTCAAGAACTCAGACGACCAGAGGTGCTTATCCCTCAGCCTGATATGTTGTTCCGAAACAATGGAGACGAGACATTCAGCAATGTCAGTCAAGAGGCGGGAATTGCGGCACTCCCTCTCCGAGTCGGTCGCGGGGCAGCATTTGGAGATTATGATAACGATGGCGATGTCGATATTTTCATCGTCAACAACCATGCCCCACCGACATTACTGCGTAATGAGGGCGGAAACCGCAACAATTGGGTCTATGTCAAGCTCGTTGGAACGGGCGCGAATCGGGATGCTATCGGCGCGAAAATTCGAGTGAAAACGGCAGATCAGACGCAGATCCGAGAAATTTACGCCGGTGAGAGTTACATGTCCTCCAACAGTCTCGTCGCGGAATTCGGCGTGGGAAACGCCACACAGATTGAGACGTTACAGGTTACTTGGCAGAACGGGAAGACGCAGAAACTCCATAATGTCCCAACAAACCAAAGAATCCATATAACACAGGAATAG
- the pncB gene encoding nicotinate phosphoribosyltransferase: MKSIGRKEGAKLEEGKDGRMDAPQSSSLPVFQSSPPRSALLIEDNMSLFVDYYQLTMGQADFNAQSDTPERSNTCTANYYVREIPQGEYLITAGLEQVIHYVLNLRFTDATLDWLARRGDLSPEYLATLKDFRFDGSIFAVPEGTLVFPNEPIINVTGRSRDVQLFETYLLCVMNFQTLIATKASRIVGAARGRPVFDFGARRAHGRDAGILAARASFIGGTSGTSLVLAGQYFDIPYVGTMAHKFISERPTELAAFRDYATTFPNNTTLLIDTYDTLQGAKNACVVAKEMEGRGARLRAIRLDSGNLLTLSKEVRRILDAAGLDYVQIIASHELDEFQIDTLLKNGAPIDSFGVGTRLATGANFDPITGEGGTSALSGVYKLVESDGRPVGKQSLDEPSKATIPGKKQIYRSADADGNYVRDCITLWDEPISEGQPLLIPIIRDGALVYDFPNLHDIQTRTTAELKKLLDSHKGLTEAKPYPVELDSVLRS; the protein is encoded by the coding sequence ATGAAATCCATTGGACGGAAGGAAGGAGCAAAATTGGAAGAGGGGAAGGATGGAAGGATGGATGCCCCCCAATCTTCCAGTCTTCCAGTCTTCCAGTCTTCCCCACCGAGATCCGCCTTGCTCATAGAAGATAATATGTCCCTTTTTGTTGATTACTATCAACTCACAATGGGGCAAGCAGATTTCAATGCCCAGAGCGATACACCAGAGAGGTCTAACACTTGCACGGCGAACTATTACGTCCGCGAAATCCCGCAAGGTGAGTATCTTATAACGGCTGGATTGGAACAGGTTATTCATTACGTTTTAAATTTACGCTTCACTGATGCCACACTTGATTGGTTGGCACGACGGGGTGATCTGAGTCCTGAATATCTTGCCACTCTTAAAGACTTCCGCTTTGATGGTTCCATTTTTGCTGTCCCTGAAGGCACGCTTGTTTTTCCGAATGAACCCATTATCAATGTCACGGGTCGCTCCAGGGATGTCCAACTTTTTGAGACATATCTGCTCTGTGTCATGAATTTTCAGACGCTGATTGCCACAAAAGCGTCACGGATTGTAGGAGCCGCACGAGGCAGACCGGTATTCGACTTCGGTGCGCGGCGAGCACACGGCAGAGATGCAGGAATCCTTGCCGCCCGTGCCTCTTTCATCGGGGGCACGAGCGGGACATCGTTAGTGCTTGCTGGACAATATTTCGATATACCTTACGTTGGGACGATGGCGCATAAGTTCATCTCCGAACGTCCTACCGAATTAGCAGCCTTCCGCGATTACGCGACAACCTTTCCGAACAATACCACTCTTCTGATTGATACGTATGATACACTTCAAGGAGCGAAAAACGCTTGCGTTGTCGCAAAGGAGATGGAGGGACGCGGCGCAAGATTACGCGCCATCCGATTGGACAGCGGCAACCTCTTAACGCTCAGTAAAGAGGTCCGCCGTATCCTTGATGCTGCAGGACTCGATTATGTCCAAATCATCGCGAGTCATGAACTCGATGAATTCCAGATAGATACGCTGCTCAAAAACGGTGCACCGATCGATAGTTTCGGCGTAGGCACACGGCTCGCGACGGGTGCTAATTTCGATCCAATCACTGGTGAAGGCGGAACCTCTGCGCTCAGTGGTGTTTACAAGTTGGTCGAAAGTGACGGCAGACCTGTCGGGAAACAGTCGCTTGATGAACCCTCTAAAGCCACGATACCGGGCAAAAAGCAGATCTATCGCAGTGCTGATGCAGATGGGAATTACGTTAGGGATTGCATAACACTCTGGGATGAACCTATCTCTGAGGGGCAGCCCCTGCTAATTCCGATTATCCGAGACGGGGCGTTGGTATATGATTTTCCGAATCTGCATGACATCCAAACACGAACAACCGCAGAACTCAAAAAATTGCTGGATTCCCATAAAGGTTTAACGGAGGCAAAACCTTATCCTGTCGAGTTAGATTCGGTTTTGAGGAGTTGA
- the accC gene encoding acetyl-CoA carboxylase biotin carboxylase subunit, translating to MIKKILIANRGEIAVRIIRACKDMGIKTVAIYSTADEDALHVKYADEAICIGPPPSTESYLKYSNIITVADYANVNAIHPGAGFLAEDAQFAEICEAHQIKFIGPSITDLATMGDKVKARETVAKAGLKLVPGSQRGRRKSNKKGTVDTAEEAAQLAEKIGYPVGIKAVAGGGGRGIRIAENQPSLLNLFHTAKAESEAAFGNGDVYLETWIEEARHIEVQILGDTHGNVVHLGERECSIQRKQQKLLEEAPAASIPAKLRNDICKAAAKAAKAIGYTNAGTIEFVVDKDENYYFLEMNTRIQVEHTVTESITGIDLIKEQIRLAMGEELGYNQSDIHIQGHAIECRINAEDPANQFMPSPGLVTAYHPPGGIGIRVDGYLYTGYTVPSHYDSLVAKLIAMGKDREETIARLKRALSEFKIEGIKTTIPLFQNILNDERFHSGTIFTNFLET from the coding sequence ATGATAAAAAAAATACTAATAGCAAATCGCGGTGAGATCGCTGTCCGGATCATCCGTGCCTGCAAAGACATGGGGATTAAAACGGTAGCGATATACTCAACCGCTGATGAAGATGCACTACACGTTAAATACGCTGACGAAGCCATCTGTATCGGTCCGCCCCCCTCAACGGAGAGTTATCTCAAATACTCCAATATTATCACTGTTGCAGATTATGCGAATGTCAACGCGATCCATCCTGGAGCGGGTTTCCTTGCTGAGGACGCGCAGTTTGCGGAAATTTGTGAGGCGCATCAGATAAAGTTTATCGGACCTTCCATCACAGATCTCGCCACGATGGGTGACAAAGTGAAGGCACGCGAAACTGTGGCTAAAGCAGGACTGAAACTTGTACCCGGTAGCCAGCGCGGTCGGCGTAAAAGCAACAAAAAAGGAACAGTTGACACCGCCGAGGAGGCAGCGCAGCTCGCTGAGAAAATCGGATATCCAGTCGGGATCAAAGCCGTCGCAGGTGGTGGTGGTCGGGGCATCCGAATCGCCGAAAATCAACCGAGCCTACTGAATCTTTTTCACACTGCGAAAGCAGAGAGTGAGGCGGCTTTTGGTAATGGGGATGTCTATCTTGAAACATGGATTGAAGAAGCACGACATATCGAAGTTCAGATCCTCGGCGATACTCACGGCAATGTTGTCCACTTAGGTGAACGAGAGTGTTCTATCCAGCGTAAACAACAGAAACTCTTGGAAGAAGCACCTGCTGCCTCGATTCCAGCGAAACTGCGCAACGATATCTGTAAAGCCGCTGCAAAAGCCGCAAAAGCGATTGGCTACACAAATGCAGGAACTATTGAGTTCGTTGTGGATAAAGATGAGAATTACTATTTCTTAGAAATGAATACACGGATTCAAGTCGAACATACTGTCACAGAGAGTATCACCGGCATTGATCTCATCAAAGAACAGATTCGACTTGCGATGGGAGAGGAACTCGGTTATAATCAATCTGATATTCACATCCAAGGACACGCAATTGAATGCAGAATTAACGCCGAAGACCCAGCAAATCAGTTCATGCCTTCACCGGGACTTGTCACAGCCTACCATCCTCCGGGCGGCATCGGTATTCGGGTTGATGGGTACCTCTACACGGGGTATACTGTTCCGTCGCACTACGATTCACTCGTGGCAAAACTCATCGCAATGGGCAAGGATCGAGAAGAGACGATTGCACGGTTGAAACGTGCATTGTCTGAATTCAAAATTGAAGGTATTAAGACTACGATTCCGCTCTTCCAGAATATCCTCAACGATGAACGTTTTCACAGCGGAACCATTTTTACCAATTTCTTGGAAACATGA